One [Clostridium] saccharolyticum WM1 DNA segment encodes these proteins:
- a CDS encoding Ldh family oxidoreductase, giving the protein MGTKSNIVDWKTMTDFVVDAFKGYGIPEEDAKICADVLLESDKRGIESHGVNRFKPIYLDRIKAGIQNPVTNFEVVKETKTTAVVDGHDGMGQVIGVKSMNMAIEKAKEYGMGMVVARNSTHYGIAGYYATMASQAGCIGITGTNARPSIAPTFGVENMLGTNPLTFGMPTDEEFPFVLDCATSITQRGRIEYYSRIGKTTPSGMVIGRDGQPQTDSDQILSDLNTGKAALAPLGGIGEELAGYKGYGYATVVEILSAALQQGNFLRALTGIGEKGEKVPFHLGHFFIAIDTEAFMGLDAFKKTCGDILRDLRSSVKAPGEDRIYTAGEKEYLVWQERRNSGVPINDAVQKELIKIRAELGLNQYRFPFE; this is encoded by the coding sequence ATGGGAACCAAATCAAACATTGTTGATTGGAAGACTATGACGGATTTTGTTGTGGATGCGTTCAAGGGGTACGGGATTCCGGAAGAAGACGCCAAAATCTGTGCGGATGTATTGCTGGAATCTGACAAGAGAGGCATCGAATCTCATGGGGTGAACCGTTTTAAGCCCATTTATTTAGACCGGATCAAAGCGGGGATTCAGAACCCGGTCACAAATTTTGAGGTAGTAAAAGAAACGAAAACCACAGCGGTTGTGGATGGTCATGACGGAATGGGCCAGGTGATCGGCGTAAAATCCATGAATATGGCTATCGAGAAAGCCAAAGAATATGGCATGGGAATGGTAGTTGCCCGTAATTCCACCCACTACGGCATAGCAGGCTATTATGCGACTATGGCTTCCCAGGCAGGCTGTATCGGAATTACTGGTACCAACGCAAGACCTTCCATTGCTCCTACCTTTGGTGTGGAAAATATGCTGGGAACCAATCCTCTTACCTTTGGCATGCCTACGGATGAGGAATTCCCCTTTGTACTGGACTGTGCGACCTCCATTACCCAAAGAGGAAGGATCGAATACTATTCCCGTATCGGCAAGACTACGCCTTCCGGCATGGTAATCGGACGGGACGGGCAGCCCCAGACGGATTCAGACCAGATTCTTTCTGATTTGAATACAGGAAAAGCAGCCCTGGCACCTTTAGGCGGAATCGGAGAAGAGCTGGCAGGGTACAAGGGGTATGGCTATGCCACCGTGGTTGAAATCCTTTCCGCAGCCTTGCAGCAGGGAAATTTCTTAAGAGCCTTAACCGGCATTGGGGAAAAGGGAGAAAAGGTTCCCTTCCACTTAGGACACTTCTTTATTGCCATTGATACGGAAGCTTTTATGGGCCTGGATGCGTTTAAAAAGACGTGCGGCGATATTCTCCGGGATCTTCGCAGTTCTGTTAAAGCCCCTGGGGAAGACCGCATTTATACAGCAGGTGAAAAGGAATATCTGGTATGGCAGGAGCGCAGAAACAGCGGAGTGCCCATCAATGATGCGGTGCAGAAAGAGCTTATTAAGATCAGGGCTGAACTGGGACTTAACCAGTACCGTTTCCCATTTGAATAA
- the hemC gene encoding hydroxymethylbilane synthase — protein sequence MKSKTIRIGTRRSALAVAQANIMAEALERTGTGLSAELVLKLTEGDRILDKPLLEFGGKGVFVTEFEQALLRGEIDFAVHSAKDLPMELEEGLGIVAVLEREDPRDVLVTPASGILSGKREIIIGTSSLRRKIQIEEIGKTMWPEALVRCENLRGNVLTRLSKLMEGSYDGIILAAAGLKRLGLWEDSRYHYHCFDCDTFIPAGGQGILAVEGRLDSGLEAVVKSLEDEEARLCLTMERKILKLLNAGCHEPIGVYSRLKNGEIEILGISRRGEEAKRIHLRGGIGELDRLALLAAESLG from the coding sequence ATGAAAAGTAAGACCATTCGCATTGGAACAAGAAGAAGCGCTTTGGCCGTGGCACAGGCGAACATAATGGCTGAGGCCCTTGAAAGGACAGGTACTGGCCTGTCAGCGGAACTGGTGCTGAAACTGACGGAAGGAGACCGGATCCTGGATAAACCTCTTTTGGAATTTGGTGGAAAAGGCGTATTTGTGACCGAATTTGAACAGGCCCTTTTAAGGGGAGAGATTGATTTCGCAGTCCACAGCGCAAAGGATCTTCCCATGGAGCTGGAAGAAGGCCTTGGAATTGTTGCAGTTTTGGAAAGGGAAGATCCCAGGGATGTTCTGGTGACGCCGGCATCCGGTATTCTTTCCGGAAAAAGGGAAATCATAATCGGAACATCCAGCTTAAGAAGAAAGATTCAGATTGAGGAAATCGGTAAGACCATGTGGCCGGAGGCATTGGTACGCTGTGAGAATTTAAGAGGCAATGTGCTCACCAGACTTTCAAAGCTCATGGAAGGCTCTTATGATGGCATCATACTGGCTGCTGCCGGGTTAAAACGGCTGGGGCTTTGGGAGGACAGCCGGTATCATTATCATTGCTTTGATTGTGATACCTTTATTCCGGCTGGAGGCCAGGGAATACTTGCCGTGGAAGGACGGCTGGATTCCGGGCTTGAGGCGGTGGTAAAATCTCTTGAGGATGAGGAAGCCAGGCTGTGCCTGACTATGGAACGAAAGATTTTAAAGCTGTTAAATGCCGGATGCCATGAGCCTATAGGTGTTTATTCCAGGCTTAAAAACGGGGAAATAGAGATTCTTGGAATCAGCAGAAGAGGAGAAGAAGCAAAACGGATCCATCTGCGCGGAGGAATAGGGGAACTGGACAGGCTGGCCCTGCTGGCAGCAGAGAGCCTTGGGTAA
- a CDS encoding precorrin-2 dehydrogenase/sirohydrochlorin ferrochelatase family protein, translating into MTVAYFPFFVDIEGKRCLIAGGGTVAFRKALTLMDYGPDIVIVAPRVIPEMERLIKESRGKLTWRRREVKETDLATMDFVIAGTSDEEVNRRISNWCRERRIPVNVADQQEECSFIFPALIKDGDITVGISTGGNSPALARYLKKQLKDAIPKGLGSLAKQLGSYRDMVREKVDSLPVRRSIFRAMTEEGIRQGGFSGEQAEELIERMLAEHEK; encoded by the coding sequence ATGACCGTGGCTTACTTTCCGTTTTTTGTTGATATTGAGGGGAAAAGGTGTCTGATTGCAGGCGGAGGAACGGTTGCCTTCCGAAAGGCCCTGACACTCATGGATTACGGTCCGGACATTGTGATCGTGGCTCCCCGGGTGATTCCGGAGATGGAGCGGCTCATAAAGGAGAGCAGGGGGAAACTCACATGGAGGCGCCGGGAGGTTAAGGAAACGGATCTGGCAACTATGGATTTTGTAATAGCCGGAACCTCGGATGAAGAAGTAAACAGGAGAATTTCCAACTGGTGCAGAGAGCGGAGGATTCCGGTCAATGTGGCGGATCAGCAGGAGGAATGCAGCTTTATTTTCCCGGCCCTTATTAAGGATGGGGATATTACGGTGGGGATTTCCACGGGAGGAAATTCTCCGGCCCTTGCCCGGTATTTGAAAAAGCAGCTGAAAGATGCCATTCCCAAGGGACTTGGCAGTCTGGCAAAGCAGCTTGGCTCATATAGGGATATGGTCAGGGAAAAGGTGGATTCCCTTCCTGTCAGAAGATCAATTTTCAGAGCCATGACAGAGGAAGGGATCCGCCAGGGTGGTTTTTCCGGGGAACAGGCTGAAGAACTGATAGAAAGGATGCTGGCGGAGCATGAAAAGTAA
- a CDS encoding response regulator, with amino-acid sequence MYQTIIIEDDPIVASINRHYVELNKDMEVCGCFTNGQDALNYLEGHSVDLAITELYMPKMDGMELLREIRRQEKDLDVIVVSSANDVKHVKKFLSLGIIDYLIKPFEYTRFNHALEKFTKNQELLKPRNFSQSQLDKLFHISSLPQAEEISKGIQEATLNSILDYMKMYQPNPMTSEKIARAVQLSSVTVRRYMNYLLEKQRVVSDIDYNTGGRPGVVYRYIIEEDSLAE; translated from the coding sequence ATGTATCAAACAATCATCATAGAAGATGACCCTATCGTTGCTTCTATTAACCGTCATTATGTAGAATTAAATAAAGATATGGAAGTGTGCGGTTGTTTTACCAATGGGCAAGATGCTCTCAATTATCTGGAGGGGCATTCCGTTGATTTGGCCATCACGGAGCTGTATATGCCGAAGATGGATGGAATGGAGCTTCTGCGGGAGATTCGGAGACAGGAGAAGGATCTGGATGTTATAGTAGTAAGTTCTGCCAATGACGTAAAGCATGTAAAGAAATTTCTTTCACTTGGAATTATCGATTATCTGATAAAGCCATTTGAATATACCAGGTTTAACCATGCTTTGGAGAAGTTTACGAAAAATCAGGAATTGCTGAAACCCCGTAATTTCTCCCAGTCCCAGTTAGATAAGCTTTTTCATATTTCTTCTTTGCCCCAGGCAGAAGAAATCAGCAAGGGAATCCAGGAAGCTACTTTAAACAGTATATTGGATTATATGAAAATGTATCAGCCAAATCCAATGACAAGCGAGAAAATTGCCAGAGCTGTCCAGCTGTCCAGTGTGACTGTCAGAAGGTACATGAATTATCTGCTGGAAAAGCAAAGGGTTGTCAGTGACATTGATTATAATACAGGAGGAAGGCCCGGCGTTGTTTACCGCTACATAATCGAAGAGGACAGTCTGGCAGAGTAA
- the cobA gene encoding uroporphyrinogen-III C-methyltransferase codes for MKETGVVYLVGAGPGDPGLITEKGLSRLRTCEAVVYDSLLSPRLLDEVPAHCRKIHVGKRAGHHSMKQEEINQLLVELAEKGLSVVRLKGGDPFVFGRGGEEIMALTKAGIPYEVVSGVTSAVAALASAGIPVTHRAVSRSFHVMTGHTLSEKGALPPDFAEFAGLSGTLVFLMGLGNLSLIVKGLLNRGKPGVTPAAVIQNGTLPEERTVRGTLEDIEEKVLAAGIESPAIIVVGEVASLDFSSTLKHPLEGCRIGVTGTDSFTVRLGKQIKSLGGDWECMLSLIIKSHRKDGKMKAAYEKLPSYTWIVFTSANGVKEFFRGLLEWGYDFRSVGHVKFAAVGRGTADELLGHGFCADYIPKKYQVQDLAAGLKGLITGEDRLLIPRSSGGSKELNEILDEAGAFYHDIVLYDVAPAGLETENRAEALRHLDYLTFSSASGVEAFFKEAEEGIEEALAGLKVVCIGDITAKALSEHGRKADMIAGVYSIQGITEVICRDWNEERSQLK; via the coding sequence ATGAAGGAAACTGGAGTTGTATATCTGGTAGGGGCCGGTCCCGGAGATCCGGGGCTTATTACGGAAAAGGGGTTGTCAAGGCTGCGGACCTGTGAAGCTGTTGTTTATGATTCCCTTCTTTCTCCGCGTCTCCTTGATGAGGTACCGGCCCATTGCCGGAAGATCCATGTGGGAAAACGCGCCGGGCATCATTCCATGAAGCAGGAGGAGATCAATCAGCTTCTGGTAGAGCTGGCAGAGAAAGGACTATCCGTGGTAAGGCTAAAGGGTGGGGATCCCTTTGTGTTTGGACGGGGAGGAGAGGAGATCATGGCACTTACTAAGGCAGGGATCCCTTATGAGGTAGTTTCGGGAGTTACCTCTGCGGTTGCAGCCCTGGCTAGTGCCGGGATCCCGGTGACCCACCGGGCGGTCAGCAGAAGCTTTCATGTCATGACCGGACACACTCTTTCAGAAAAAGGAGCGCTTCCTCCTGATTTTGCTGAATTTGCGGGACTTTCCGGTACATTGGTTTTTCTTATGGGACTTGGAAACTTATCCCTTATCGTAAAGGGCCTTTTAAACCGGGGAAAACCAGGGGTGACACCTGCTGCGGTCATTCAAAACGGAACTCTTCCGGAAGAAAGGACCGTTCGTGGAACCTTGGAGGATATCGAGGAAAAGGTGCTGGCGGCTGGAATCGAAAGTCCTGCCATTATTGTGGTGGGAGAAGTGGCCTCCCTTGATTTTTCTTCTACGTTGAAGCATCCCCTGGAGGGGTGCAGGATCGGAGTGACAGGAACAGATTCCTTTACGGTCAGGCTGGGTAAACAGATCAAATCTCTCGGAGGGGATTGGGAATGCATGCTGAGCCTTATCATAAAGTCCCACCGAAAGGACGGGAAAATGAAGGCAGCATATGAAAAGCTGCCATCCTACACCTGGATCGTATTTACCAGTGCCAATGGAGTTAAGGAATTTTTCCGTGGACTATTGGAATGGGGGTATGATTTCCGGTCGGTGGGCCATGTGAAATTTGCTGCGGTCGGAAGAGGAACTGCCGATGAATTGCTGGGGCATGGCTTTTGTGCTGATTACATACCAAAAAAATATCAGGTGCAGGATCTTGCGGCAGGCTTAAAAGGCTTAATTACCGGGGAGGACAGGCTTTTGATCCCCAGATCCTCAGGCGGCTCTAAGGAATTAAATGAGATTCTTGATGAAGCCGGGGCCTTTTATCATGACATTGTGCTGTATGATGTGGCCCCAGCAGGCCTGGAGACAGAAAACAGGGCGGAAGCATTAAGGCATTTGGACTATCTGACCTTTTCAAGCGCATCCGGTGTGGAAGCCTTTTTTAAGGAAGCAGAGGAGGGGATTGAGGAAGCTCTGGCAGGCCTTAAAGTGGTCTGTATCGGGGATATAACAGCAAAAGCCCTTTCAGAGCACGGAAGAAAGGCAGATATGATTGCCGGGGTTTACAGCATCCAGGGGATAACGGAAGTCATCTGCCGGGATTGGAACGAAGAAAGGAGTCAGTTAAAATGA
- the glpK gene encoding glycerol kinase GlpK yields MAKYVMALDAGTTSNRCILFNEKGEICSVAQKEFTQYFPKPGWVEHDANEIWSTQLGVAVEAMSKIGASAEDISAIGITNQRETTIVWDKKTGDPVYHAIVWQCRRTSEYCDSLKEKGLVDTFRSKTGLVIDAYFSGTKLKWILDNVEGARERAERGELLFGTVETWLIWKLTKGRVHVTDYSNASRTMMFNINTLEWDNDILAELNIPRSLLPQAKPSSFLFGESDPQFFGGAIPVSGAAGDQQAALFGQTCFTPGEAKNTYGTGCFLLMNTGEKPVFSSNGLVTTIAWGLDGKVNYALEGSIFVAGAAVQWLRDELKFIDSAQDSEYMARKVKDTNGCYVVPAFTGLGAPHWDQYARGTVVGITRGVNKYHIIRATLDSLAYQVNDVLQAMRSDSGIELASLKVDGGASANNYLMQTQADIINAPVNRPQCVETTAMGAAYLAGLAVGYWKNKEDVIKNWAIDRTFEPAISGEERTKRISGWYKAVKYSFDWAKED; encoded by the coding sequence ATGGCAAAGTATGTAATGGCATTGGATGCGGGCACAACAAGTAACCGGTGTATTCTGTTCAATGAAAAAGGGGAAATCTGCAGCGTTGCTCAAAAGGAATTTACCCAGTATTTTCCAAAACCAGGCTGGGTAGAGCACGATGCAAATGAGATCTGGTCCACGCAATTGGGGGTTGCAGTGGAAGCCATGTCCAAAATAGGTGCATCTGCAGAAGATATATCTGCAATCGGCATCACCAACCAGAGAGAAACCACGATCGTATGGGATAAGAAAACCGGCGATCCCGTCTATCACGCAATCGTTTGGCAATGCCGCAGAACTTCCGAATACTGTGACTCCTTAAAGGAAAAAGGATTGGTCGACACCTTCCGCTCCAAAACCGGCCTGGTCATTGACGCTTATTTTTCCGGTACCAAATTAAAATGGATCCTGGACAACGTAGAGGGAGCAAGAGAAAGGGCCGAAAGAGGGGAGCTGTTATTCGGAACGGTAGAAACATGGCTGATTTGGAAACTGACGAAAGGACGGGTTCACGTAACCGATTACTCCAACGCTTCCCGGACCATGATGTTTAACATCAATACCTTAGAGTGGGACAATGACATTCTTGCAGAACTAAATATACCAAGGTCTCTGCTTCCCCAGGCAAAGCCCTCAAGCTTTCTATTCGGAGAATCGGACCCCCAGTTTTTTGGCGGTGCCATTCCGGTCAGCGGTGCCGCAGGGGACCAGCAGGCAGCGCTGTTCGGGCAGACCTGCTTTACCCCTGGTGAAGCTAAAAATACATATGGAACCGGGTGTTTCTTACTGATGAACACCGGTGAAAAACCTGTATTCTCCAGCAACGGCCTGGTGACTACCATTGCCTGGGGACTGGATGGAAAAGTGAATTATGCTCTGGAGGGCTCTATCTTCGTGGCAGGAGCCGCCGTCCAGTGGCTTCGGGACGAACTGAAATTCATTGATTCTGCCCAGGATTCCGAATACATGGCCCGCAAGGTAAAGGATACCAACGGCTGCTACGTCGTTCCCGCATTTACGGGACTGGGAGCTCCCCACTGGGATCAGTACGCCAGAGGCACTGTGGTGGGAATTACCCGGGGCGTGAACAAGTACCATATAATCCGCGCCACCCTGGATTCCCTGGCCTATCAGGTAAATGACGTACTGCAGGCAATGAGATCGGATTCCGGAATCGAGCTGGCCTCCTTAAAGGTTGACGGAGGAGCCAGTGCTAACAATTATCTCATGCAGACACAGGCAGATATCATAAACGCACCTGTAAACCGTCCCCAATGTGTAGAAACCACTGCCATGGGAGCCGCCTATCTGGCTGGTTTGGCAGTAGGATATTGGAAAAACAAGGAAGATGTTATAAAGAACTGGGCCATTGACAGGACCTTTGAACCTGCCATCAGCGGGGAAGAAAGAACAAAGAGGATCAGCGGCTGGTACAAGGCTGTGAAATATTCCTTTGATTGGGCAAAAGAAGATTAG
- the hemA gene encoding glutamyl-tRNA reductase, producing the protein MNYSMDKKAGRMMYCMSVSHKKASVNIRERFAFHEKEKTEFIERLMRKEAVTGVVVLCTCNRSEIYVSGTKHAIGELQREAADYKGIRLEELLKYLNIFSGESAIGHLFKVACGFDSMVLGEDEILGQAKEAYQISRDQGAVDYEMNVLFQRAFACAKRIKTDTNLSRTPLSVATLVANEVFRFEKEGGEKNVMVIGMTGKMGSTITKNILSKQGIWVTGTVRSHKSDLTVEAKGERVRVVDYRDRYQYMEEMDIVISATSGPHYTVTCEELSEQISPEKKRLFMDVAVPVDMDPEIGELDRLTLYNIDYFETLSKNNTEIKLKELDRANAIMEEELDGAIKEVVFHPYIKRMEGLRKAFAGKRLDTLLYEIRDHVPSEDLKVVLKTLDGLERWIKEE; encoded by the coding sequence ATGAACTATTCTATGGATAAGAAGGCTGGAAGAATGATGTATTGTATGAGTGTAAGCCATAAAAAGGCTTCTGTGAATATCCGGGAACGATTTGCCTTCCATGAAAAAGAGAAGACAGAATTTATTGAACGGCTGATGAGGAAGGAGGCGGTGACCGGTGTGGTTGTGCTTTGTACCTGTAACCGCAGTGAGATTTATGTTTCAGGTACAAAGCATGCAATCGGGGAGCTTCAGCGGGAGGCTGCTGATTATAAAGGAATCCGTCTGGAGGAGCTGCTGAAATACCTGAATATATTCAGCGGGGAAAGCGCCATAGGGCATTTGTTTAAAGTGGCCTGCGGGTTCGATTCCATGGTTCTGGGGGAAGATGAGATTTTAGGGCAGGCAAAGGAGGCCTATCAGATTTCCAGAGACCAGGGAGCTGTGGATTACGAAATGAATGTGCTGTTCCAAAGGGCGTTTGCCTGTGCCAAACGGATCAAGACAGATACCAATTTATCCAGAACTCCTTTATCCGTTGCAACCCTTGTAGCCAATGAGGTGTTTCGCTTTGAAAAAGAGGGCGGGGAAAAGAATGTGATGGTGATCGGCATGACCGGTAAAATGGGGAGTACGATAACAAAGAATATTTTAAGCAAGCAGGGGATTTGGGTGACAGGAACGGTCAGAAGCCATAAATCGGATCTGACCGTAGAGGCAAAGGGAGAACGGGTGAGGGTCGTGGATTACAGGGACCGCTATCAGTACATGGAAGAGATGGATATTGTCATCAGTGCTACTTCGGGACCTCACTATACCGTAACCTGTGAAGAGCTGTCAGAGCAGATAAGCCCGGAAAAAAAACGGCTGTTCATGGATGTGGCGGTTCCCGTGGACATGGACCCTGAGATTGGGGAATTGGATCGGCTGACCCTTTATAACATTGATTATTTTGAGACACTTTCAAAAAACAACACGGAAATAAAGCTAAAAGAGCTGGACCGGGCAAACGCCATCATGGAAGAGGAACTGGATGGGGCCATTAAGGAAGTGGTGTTCCATCCATATATCAAGAGAATGGAAGGGCTTAGGAAAGCATTTGCAGGAAAACGGCTGGATACCCTTCTCTATGAGATCAGGGACCATGTTCCCAGTGAGGACTTAAAGGTGGTGCTTAAAACGCTGGATGGCCTGGAACGCTGGATTAAGGAGGAATGA
- the hemL gene encoding glutamate-1-semialdehyde 2,1-aminomutase, with product MKIEESKVLFEKSREYFPGGVNSPVRAFGSVGGVPVFVKRASGSHIYDEDGNEYIDYVNSWGPCILGHAWGPVVEAVREACLDGLSFGAPTRKELVLGGLIRECMPSMEMMRMVSSGTEAVMSAIRAARGYTGRDKIIKFKGCYHGHSDGLLVKAGSGALTGSAPDSAGVPASYTEHTLLAQYNDESSVKKLFSEYPDDIGALVVEPVAANMGLVPPKPGFLEFLRDITAKYGTLLIFDEVITGFRMGLGGAQGYYGVVPDLTTLGKIAGGGMPMGVYGGKREIMEVVSPLGRVYQAGTLSGNPVATAAGIATIRALMERPEIYPTLEERAGRLVKSLREALPDTWVNQAGSLFSLFFTKNPVVDYDTALASDTVKYGIFFHYLLDHGIYTAPSQFEILFLSAAHTDEDIEKTCGIIKKAAGSLS from the coding sequence ATGAAAATAGAAGAATCCAAAGTATTATTTGAAAAATCAAGGGAGTATTTTCCGGGCGGAGTCAACAGCCCGGTCCGCGCTTTTGGTTCCGTAGGGGGAGTTCCGGTCTTTGTAAAGCGGGCGTCAGGTTCCCATATTTACGATGAGGACGGAAACGAATACATTGATTATGTAAATTCCTGGGGGCCGTGTATTCTTGGACATGCCTGGGGGCCTGTGGTGGAAGCCGTAAGAGAGGCCTGTCTTGACGGTCTGTCCTTTGGAGCGCCAACCAGAAAAGAGCTGGTGCTGGGGGGGCTTATCAGGGAGTGTATGCCTTCTATGGAGATGATGCGTATGGTAAGCTCCGGAACGGAAGCGGTCATGAGCGCCATCCGCGCCGCAAGAGGCTATACGGGAAGAGATAAGATCATCAAATTCAAGGGCTGCTATCATGGCCATTCCGATGGCCTGTTAGTAAAGGCAGGTTCCGGAGCCCTGACAGGCAGTGCACCGGACAGCGCCGGTGTTCCGGCTTCCTATACGGAACATACCCTCCTTGCCCAGTATAATGATGAGTCTTCTGTAAAAAAGCTGTTTTCAGAATATCCAGATGATATCGGTGCATTGGTGGTGGAGCCGGTGGCAGCAAACATGGGGCTTGTCCCTCCAAAGCCTGGTTTCCTGGAGTTTTTAAGGGATATCACAGCAAAGTATGGAACACTTCTCATTTTCGACGAGGTCATAACCGGCTTTCGCATGGGGCTTGGAGGAGCACAAGGATATTATGGGGTTGTTCCTGATTTAACGACATTGGGAAAAATTGCCGGAGGCGGTATGCCCATGGGAGTCTATGGAGGAAAGCGGGAGATCATGGAGGTGGTTTCTCCTCTTGGAAGGGTTTACCAGGCAGGCACTCTTTCCGGCAATCCGGTTGCAACAGCGGCTGGAATTGCCACCATTAGGGCTTTGATGGAACGGCCGGAAATCTATCCAACCCTGGAAGAAAGAGCGGGAAGACTTGTAAAGTCCTTAAGGGAAGCCCTTCCGGATACCTGGGTGAATCAGGCAGGCTCCCTTTTCAGCCTGTTCTTCACAAAAAATCCGGTGGTGGACTATGATACGGCTTTGGCCTCTGATACGGTCAAATATGGAATATTTTTCCACTATCTGTTAGACCATGGAATTTATACGGCACCTTCCCAATTTGAGATCCTGTTTTTGTCTGCGGCTCATACGGATGAGGACATTGAAAAAACATGCGGCATCATAAAGAAAGCAGCCGGATCTCTGTCATAA
- a CDS encoding MIP/aquaporin family protein: MLMYLAEFLGTMILILLGDGVVANVNLDKSGMKGGGSVQVSFAWGLAVMIPGFIFGAASGAHFNPAVTIALAADGSLPWDLVPGYVIAQFAGAFTGAVLVYLLFKDQLDATESKDTKRGVFCTSPAIPNTGRNLFSEIAGTFVLVFAIKGIGQAGNIPAGVNNLLVFGIIVSIGMSLGGLTGYAINPARDLGPRLAHAVLPIKDKGSSNWRYAPIVIFGPLIGALAAVLLYSAIPWV, translated from the coding sequence ATGTTAATGTATTTAGCGGAATTTTTAGGAACTATGATTTTGATTTTGCTTGGAGATGGTGTGGTTGCCAATGTAAACCTGGATAAGTCCGGAATGAAGGGAGGGGGTTCCGTTCAGGTCTCTTTTGCATGGGGGTTAGCGGTTATGATTCCCGGCTTCATCTTTGGCGCTGCTTCCGGAGCCCATTTTAATCCGGCTGTTACCATTGCCCTGGCAGCAGATGGAAGTCTTCCATGGGACCTTGTTCCTGGATATGTGATCGCACAGTTTGCGGGAGCATTTACCGGCGCCGTCCTGGTTTACTTATTGTTTAAGGATCAACTTGATGCAACGGAAAGCAAGGACACGAAAAGGGGCGTTTTCTGCACTTCGCCTGCGATTCCCAATACCGGCCGCAACCTTTTCAGCGAGATCGCCGGAACCTTTGTTCTTGTATTTGCTATTAAAGGCATCGGACAGGCAGGGAACATTCCTGCGGGAGTCAATAACCTTCTGGTGTTTGGAATCATCGTTTCCATCGGTATGTCCCTTGGAGGCTTAACCGGATACGCCATCAATCCTGCCAGAGATTTAGGCCCCCGCCTTGCTCACGCAGTTCTTCCCATCAAGGATAAAGGCAGTTCCAACTGGAGATATGCCCCCATCGTTATCTTCGGGCCCCTGATCGGCGCCCTAGCTGCGGTATTGCTTTACAGCGCAATCCCCTGGGTATAA
- the bilS gene encoding flavodoxin family protein BilS → MDYLVVYTSNTGNTQKVAMRIFETLPGKSKDIVSLEELHGEEADTYFVGFWNNRGTCKTEVLDFLSDLHGKRVALFGTCGLSGNKEYYKQVEKQVAVFLPDDNEYLGCFLCGGKMAPQILEKYRQMQAIHDTPQIRTLISAYEDGMLHPNQQDFKDAEEFVKSVLKE, encoded by the coding sequence ATGGACTATTTGGTTGTGTATACAAGTAATACCGGAAATACCCAGAAGGTTGCCATGAGAATTTTTGAAACGCTTCCCGGAAAATCTAAGGATATTGTCAGCCTGGAGGAGCTTCACGGAGAAGAAGCAGATACGTATTTTGTAGGGTTCTGGAACAACCGGGGAACCTGCAAAACAGAAGTGCTTGACTTTCTTTCCGATTTACATGGCAAACGGGTGGCCCTGTTCGGAACTTGCGGGCTTTCCGGAAACAAAGAATATTATAAGCAGGTGGAAAAGCAGGTTGCTGTTTTTCTGCCGGATGATAACGAATATCTAGGATGCTTTTTGTGCGGAGGAAAGATGGCTCCCCAGATCCTTGAAAAGTACAGGCAGATGCAGGCAATTCATGATACTCCCCAGATCAGGACCTTAATATCTGCATATGAGGATGGCATGCTTCATCCCAACCAACAGGATTTTAAAGACGCGGAGGAATTCGTGAAATCGGTACTCAAGGAGTAA
- a CDS encoding GNAT family N-acetyltransferase, with translation MIIRPVRTEDSRNFLDMLKQLDKETSFMMLEPGERTTTLEDMEANIRSAVTSGSLTLILEDEDHIAGFLSASRGSAARIRHRAYIVMGILKDYRGRGLGKKLFEELEKWAPEHHITRLELTVMTHNDAAIHLYEKMGFQIEGTKKKSLLVNGIYVDEYYMGRILSMP, from the coding sequence ATGATCATAAGACCGGTAAGAACAGAGGATTCCCGAAATTTCTTAGATATGCTGAAACAACTTGATAAGGAAACAAGCTTTATGATGCTTGAGCCAGGTGAACGAACCACCACGCTTGAGGACATGGAAGCAAATATCAGAAGCGCCGTCACTTCAGGTTCCCTGACTTTGATTCTTGAGGATGAGGATCACATTGCAGGCTTTTTATCCGCCTCAAGAGGCTCTGCAGCCAGAATCAGGCACAGGGCTTATATTGTGATGGGAATATTAAAGGATTACAGAGGAAGGGGATTGGGAAAAAAACTTTTTGAGGAGCTGGAAAAATGGGCGCCGGAACATCATATCACAAGGCTGGAATTAACGGTAATGACCCATAATGATGCAGCAATACACTTATATGAGAAAATGGGATTTCAGATCGAAGGGACAAAGAAAAAATCACTGCTGGTAAACGGAATCTATGTTGATGAATACTATATGGGCAGAATTCTTTCAATGCCCTAA